GGCCGGTTTATATCAGACCTCGGCGTTCTGGGAGAAGAATTTGTGATCTATGAAAGCGTTGGGAATAAAGATAATCCCAGCATAGCATTAAGGTGTGTGGATGATGTGGTTTCTTATCTGGTAGCCTGGGACCAAGAAATAGAGGATGGTAACAGTCAAATTTATGTCCAGTGGATAGATGATATGGGCGCTGTTATAGGCTCGGTCTCAGAGATAGGGATATCAGCCCGCAACCCGAAGATTGCCTATAACCCCAAAGCTGATAACTGTTTGGTAGCCTATGAGGTTTATATAGATTACAATTCTGATCTCGATTATCGGATCATCAATCTGGAGGGGGATCCTTTTACTGATATCAGCAGGCCACCGGAGGCAGAAGATATCATGATCATCAATCTGGTAACCCAGCCTGATTTTTGGACCACAGACAAGGTCGAGGTGAAAAATGTCCCACCTAATGCCACAGTTAAAGTCTATGCCTCTGCTTCGGCAGATACGCCCCTGGGCAGCGAGACTATGCCGCCCGGTTCGGAGTCGTATGATGTAATAATAAATATTGAGGAAGGATTCCCTGTCGGAAGTGACTTTGCTTGGATTTCCATTACTGAAGAGGGCAAGGCGGAAAGTGAGCGGGTTGGGGTCTTGATACCTACACCGCTGATGAGTAAAAAGGCTGACTTTAATGTGGATGAAAGCGACCAGTGGGAGGGAAAGGTTACCTTTATCGTCACTGCAAAACAGATTAGCGACATGGAGGCAGCTACCGGAAAAACCATCAGCTCGATCTGGGGCTTTGTCGCTGAGACGCAAGATTTGTTTTTCGAAATCCACCATGCCTTGGACGATACCGGCGTGGATAAGGTGGAGCTCACCCTGCTGGATTCTGAGACATTTAGAGGCAGTATATCTAAAGAAGAAACAGGTCGCTATCCTTACGCTATAGCTGTCTATGACAGTGAAAATAACGTAATCGCCTACTATCTAGGTAAGATAGATGTTTATGTTGATTAATTAGTATATTTAGTTAGCGAGGGGTTGCTGTGAATAACAGCCGCTTTACTATTACCTTCTGGGGTGTCAGGGGGTCCCGGCCGGTGCCGGGACCCGAGACTGTCGTATACGGGGGCAACACACCCTGCGTAGAAGTTCGAATCGGCAAGAGATTAATAATCCTGGATGCAGGAACAGGGATTACCAATCTGGGCTCCAAGCTGATGCAGGAGCCGGGCCCTATCTGCGGGGATATTTTTATCACTCACGCCCATTGGGACCATATACAAGGTTTTCCTTTCTTTCAGCCTGCTTTCCGCGAGGGAAACAGCTTTTCTCTTTACGGAGAAGGAAAGGGAAATATTTCCTTTGCAGCCTTAATTAAGAGAACCATGAGGCATCCACATTTTCCTGTTCCCCTGGAAAACCTGGGGGCGGCTCTTTATTTTACCGAGATTGAACCTGGAGATACGCTGGAACTGGGGGATGGCATTACCGTGCAGACCGCTGCTAACAACCATCCTGACGGGGGAATCTCCTATCGGATTCAATACGGAAATAAGTCCTGCTGCTATGTGACTGATTACGAGCATGGTTCGGAAAAGGCGCAGGAGCTTTTGAAGCTGTGTAACGGCACGGATCTGCTCATCTACGATGCCTTTTTTACCGCTGCCGAATATCCTCGGTATCAAGGCTGGGGGCATTCCACCTGGGAAGAGGGCTTGGCCCTCCTTGAGGCAGCAGGGGCCGGCCGGCTAATCCTCTTTCATCACAAACCCGAGCGCAGAGATGAGGAAATGGCGGCCCTAGAAGCGAGCGTAATTAGTCAATATCCAATGGCCAGAGCGGCCAGGGAAGGCATGGTGATTAGTTTATGAGTACCGCCAACGCCAAGCTGGGCGATCATTTGGAGGAACTGCTGAATATCGGAATTGCCCTGTCGGCAGAGAAGGATCATACCAAGTTGTTAGAACGGATTCTGCAGGAAGCCCGCAGGATTACCAATGCCGATGCTGGCACCTTATATTTATGCGAGCAGGATCGCCTGGTTTTTAAGATTATTCATAATGATACCCTGGGCATATATCAAGGAGGGCTGGGCGAGCCCGTTGATTTACCTCCCGTTCCCCTTGACCCTGCCAATGTTTCCGCTTGGGTGGCTTTGCACAAGAAGAGCGTCAATATCCCCAATGTTTATGCTGCTGACAATTTTGATTTCTCCGGCCCCAGGAAGTATGATGCTATCACCGGGTATCGCACTGGCTCCATGCTGGTTGTTCCCCTGGAGAACTATGAGGGGGAAGTGATCGGTGTCCTCCAGCTTTTAAATGCCAAAAATGAACAGGGGCAAACCATACCCTTTGCCCCCGAAGTGGAGAAGATTGTCTTTTCCCTGGCCTCTCAGGCGGCCGTTTCCTTAACTAATATGCAATATATTCAAGAGATTGATAATCTCTTTCATTCTTTTGTCCAGGTTATGGCTACGGCAATTGATGCCCGTACCCCTTACAATGTCAATCATACCCGCAATATTGCCCGGCTGGCTGAAAAATTTGCCGTCTATCTTGACAGTTTGACCGGCGGTCCGTTCGGCAACGAGAAATTACCCGAGGATCGGACAGCCCAACTGGTCATGGCGGCCTGGCTCCATGATATCGGCAAGGTGGCTATCCCTTTGAGCGTTATGGACAAGCCCAGCCGTTTGGGGGAGCGGATTGAGTATGTGCGCCAGAGGCTGGAACTGATGGAAAACCGCCTCATCAGGTCTTTTCTGGAGAAAAAGGTGGCCGGGCTTGCCGGCAGGGAGCAGGAAGAGGAGCACCGGCAGCAATTGGCTTTACTTGGCCGAGCCCGAGAACTCATTGAAAAAGCCAATCATCCGGCAACTTTTGTGGATCAGGATTTAGTCCGGGAGTTGTCCGAGCTGGCTAATTGGGAACCTTTTCCGGGAAAGAGACTTTTAACAGCCGAGGAATTAAAGTGTCTCAGCATTCCCAAAGGTACTCTGACCGATGAGGAGCGCAAGATCATGGCTGGCCATGTGACTGTTGCCCAAAGGATGTTGGAAAAGATCCGCTTTACCGGCCGCTATAAGGATGTACCCAGTTGGGCCTTGAGCCATCATGAGCTGCTGGACGGAACAGGTTATCCCCAGGGCCTAAAAGCCGGGGAAATCCCCTTGGAAGCAAGGATTCTTACTATTCTGGATGTTTATGATGCTTTAACGGCTTCGGACAGGCCTTATAAAAAGGCCATGTCTCCCCAGGCAGCCTTCAACATCCTGGAAAGGATGGCCGAAGAGGGGAAACTGGATAAACTGCTGGTGGCGGCTTTTAAAGAGAGCCGGGTCTGGGATGAATAAGGGGAGCTGCGCTGATGAGAAACCTTAGTTCCTATAGAAATAGCATTCTGATATTTTTGCTTTGCCTGCTCCTTGGCTTTTTTGCCTATGTGGATCTCTTTGCCACTTTGGACAATAAGCTGCAGGATAGCTTCCTGAAGAGAAGCGGACCTGTGGATACAGAAATTGTCCTGGTGGCTATAGATGATCAGAGCCTGGAGGATTTGGGCAGGTTTCCCTGGCCCCGCTATGTTCATGCAGAACTAATCAGGATTCTGTCCCAGGTGCAGCCGGCAGCCATTGGCATTGATTTAATTTTCAGTGAGGCTGCCGATGATCCGGAAGAGGATCTGCTCTTGGTTGAAGCTATCCGGGAGGCAGGCAATGTCGTCTTGCCCGTCTATGCCAATCTGGAGGGTTTTTCCGCCAGGAAGGGAGCCATCAAAACTGATAATCTGGTGGTGCCTTTCCCGGGCTTTCCCGATCGATTTACTACCGGGCATATCAATACCTTTCCCGATCCGGACGGGATTATTAGAAAGACTGCCCTGTATCTGGATTGCCAGGGCCAAACCGTTCCCAGCTTTGCCTGGCGTGTCTATGAGCAGTATTGTCAGAGCAAGGGGCTGCCTGCTCCCGATTTGAACCAACTGCCACTGGATCCCATCAAGCGGTTGGAAATAAACTATGCGGGCGTTCCCGGCGATTATGAGCATGTCAGTTACTCCCAGGTAATCAGCGGCGAGGTGCCGCCTGAGTTCTTCCGGGGCAGGATTGTCCTGGTGGGTTCCTATACTGTGGGGATAGGCGATTATTACTTTACTCCCCTGGCCCCTGAGGTGCCTATGTATGGGGTAGAAATCCATGCCAATATCGTGCAGAACTTACTCCGGGGCAGCTATCTGCAGAGTGCGCCCTTTAGTGCCACTTTTCTGGCCATTGTCCTTTTTGGGGCAGCGGCAGCTTATGGTTTTACCCGGCTCAGTCCCTTCAAGGGTGTGCTGCTCCTGGCAGTGCTGGCAACAGGTTATTTGGCCGCCGCCTGGCTGATGTACAGCAAGGGCTATCTCCTTTCTTTGTTTTATCCCTTGCTCCTGCTGGTTTTGGGTTATCTGGTGGCTTTGGCAGCTAATTATATCAGCGAACTGCTGGAACGCCGCCGTATAACCGGTGTCTTCAGCCGTTATGTGGCTCCCCAGGTAGTGGATAAACTATTGGAGGGCGGCGAAGAGTCTCTGCAGCTGGGAGGAAGCAGGCGGGAGATTACAGTCCTGTTTGTGGACCTCAGAGGTTTTACCCCCCTTTCGGAGGCTGCCGCCCCTGAAGAGGTGGTTGAAATCCTCAACGAATACCTGACTTTGGTGGCCCGGTGTATCTTTCAATACGGGGGCACCCTGGACAAATTTATCGGGGATGCGGCCATGGCTATTTTTAATGCTCCTTTGGATCTGGATGACCACTGCTTAAAAGCCGTCCAAGCGGCCTGGGGTATAAAGGAAGGGGCAGCTCCTCTGCAGCAGAGGCTGGAAGAAAAATATGGCCGCACTGTCCAGTTCGGCATAGGAGTGAACACAGGAACCGCTGTCATAGGAAATATAGGAGCCAGCTTCAGAATGGACTATACGGCCATTGGAGATACCGTTAATACCGCTGCCCGCCTGGAGAGCAATGCCAAACCGGGCCAGATCTTGATCTCCCAGGCCGTATATGAAAAGGCCAAGGAAAGAGTATCGACCACCAGCCTGGGCGAGATCAAGGTCAAAGGGAAAGCTCAGGGAATTAGCGTCTACCAGGTTGACGGTGTTTCCCCATAGAATCTCAATGGCACGAGGTGATATTATAGTAAATAAAAAAACCGGAAACTGAAGTTATGGGTTAACAAAGGAACAATTACTTAGATATCCTGATATTCAACCGTCAAGTGATGCTATTGCAAAGGCGCTTGGAGAAGAAGCGAACAATGCCTATGTGATGGAGGAAATAATGAGCAAACGGACAAGACAATTTTTTGGACTGTTTTCAGCGGTGGCCGCTTACTATATCATTCATGAGGGAGCACATCTGATTTATGCTCTTTTTATAGGCACATTTAAGCAAATCAATTTTATGGGCCTTGGTATGCAGATTGATGTGTATGCCGAGCGAATGAACGACACACAGCTTGGTATCTTTTGCCTTGTGGGGGCAGCTGCTACCCTTATTACAGCCTATGGATTGGTTGCTGCGGCGGATAAGATTTGTGAAGCAAAATCCAGGCTATTTAAAGCCAGCATGTACTATGTCACAATCGCCATGCTGCTTATGGACCCGCTGTATTTAAGTATACTTTACGGGTTTTTTGGCGGTGGTGATATGAATGGTATAGCCCTGCTAGTTCCTGAAAGGGTTGCGCGAATATGCTTTGGTGTGCTACTGCTTGTCAATGGTGCTATTTTTTTGAAATTGATTTTGCCCAAGTATAAAAGGTCATTTTCATGAATGACTTCCATAACAAATTGACAGTATGCATCATCATGCATGAAAATGGCTGCCCTACAGGACAGCCATTTTTTACAGGTTTTAAAAGAAAATAGCTACAAAACGAACGATTATGGAAAGCTGCAGAACCAAGGAATTTAATTTCAATGGGGAGGTTATTATAGAAGTTATGGTAATGGGTTCTATTATGGAAAGTATAATATAGTTAAAAAGATAGAAGGAAGATGACTATGGCTGTTGTCCAAAAAATACTTGGTTTTACCATGAACCTTGTCGCCGATGTCTATAGAAAAAAATTTGAAGAGGATACCCGGCGGGCCACTGAAGTCAATCAGGCGGTATTAAGGGAAATACTAAAAACAAATAGTGAATCAGAATATGGCCGTAAATATCAATTTTCTTCTGTCAATACAGCCGCAGATTATCAAAAGCAAGTTCCTTTAACCGGTTATGAGAACTACCGGCCTTATATTGAAAGAATGGCCAATGGTGAAACTAATGTACTTACATCTTTACCCGTGATATATTTTGGACAGAGTTCTGGGACTACGGGAAAGAGTAAGCTAATACCGGTTACTGCTGAAAGCAGGAAAGTGGTTAATAGTCATATGATGTTGTTGACCCAGGGCATGCTGCTGAAGGCTGTGCCGGGAGCCAGTAGTGGCGGTAGGGGATTGTTTCTGATGAACAGTGTAAAGGCCGGGAGTACAAAGGGGGGTATCCCCATCGGGACGGCAACCTCGGGGGGCATGAATTCCATGCAGTTTATTGTACCTTACCTGTGGACATCGCCACCGGAAATATTGCAACTGAAAGATCAACGCACTGCCCTATACTTACACTTGCTTTTTGCCCTGCAAGAAATAAATCTAGCCTATATTAACGCACCTTTTCCATCACCAATATTGCAGTTATTCCGGTTGTTGGAACAAGAGTGGCCGAATTTAGCAGAAGACCTGGATGAGGGTAAAATAAACAGACGTTTAGAACTGGCGTCGGAAATTAGGCTTCAGCTGACCAAGCGAATGCGCCCTAATGCAGCGCGTGCTAAACAGTTGGCAGCGGAAGCTAAACGAGGCATGGAGAATATAGCTCATCGTTTATGGCCCAAAATACAATATATTTGTTGCGTGGCCGGAGGAAGTTTTAGTATCTACATGGATAAACTTCGCTGGTATACCGGTGCAATACCCTACTATTCGGCAGTATACGGCTCCACTGAGGCTATGATCGGCATATGTACCCGCACCAATGATATTAGTTATGTGCTTACACCCCGCACCGCTTACCATGAATTTATCCCGGTTGCAGAGGCAGAAATGCCCGAGCCCACTGTGCTAAACTTGGGACAACTGAAGAAGGGTGAAAGTTATGAGGTTGTGGTAACCAATCAAGCCGGGCTTTATCGTTATAAACTAGGCGATGTAGTCAAGGTGGTTGATTATTATAACGAAAGTCCGGTAATTGAATTTTTATATAGAAAAGGGCAGTTACTTAACGTGGCAGCTGAAAAGACCTCGGAGGAGGCTGTTTTAGCCGCATTAAAAAACTCTGCTCGGCAATGGGGGACTGATATACTGGACTATACAACCTCTACTGATCTGGATGGGCCTGTGGGGAGGTATGTATTTTATGTTGAGGTGCAGGACCCCGAAAAAGCAACAAATATTGCCATTTGGCAAGGGATTTTGGAAAAAGCGCTACAGCAGGCTAATCCCCGTTATGGGGTCGGTATTGAGGCGGGCCGAATATCAAAACTCTTGCTGCAAATTGTAGAACCTGGCAGTTTCCAGCGTTTGAAACAGCAATTAATTCTAAGAGGGGCTTCAGAAAACCAGGTAAAAATACCCAGATTATTAAGTGATAAAGGATTAAAGGGCTTTTTGGATCAACAAATATTGAAAAGCGGGGATTAAAGAATGGGTAAAAATTTTAAGCCGATGGCGGTTTTATTTATAACTTTGCTATTGGTAATGGTGGGCTTTGGGATTGTGATTCCTATTTTCCCGTTTTTAATTTTTGATTTGGGCGGCGGGGCAACTGCCTTAGGATTTTTTATGGCTTCTTATTCAGTAATGCAGTTTATTTGTGCTCCCTTCTGGGGCAGGTTGTCTGACCGAATTGGCCGAAGACCGATATTGTTAATCGGTTTAGTGGGCTATGGAACCACCTTTACCTTGTTCGGTTTTGTGTCTGAGTTGTGGATGATGTTTGCTATCAGAATATTATCAGGCATTCTCTCCTCAGCTACTTTACCTACCGCAATGGCTTATATTGCCGATACCACCAGTGGTGCAGAAAGATCCAAGGGGATGGGCATACTGGGTGCCGGCATGGGGTTGGGGATGGTTATCGGACCGGCTCTTGGGGGCTGGTTGGGCAGTAATAATTTTGCCCTGCCCTTTTTTGTAGCCGGTGGTCTAGCTGTGCTGACCGTACCCTTTGCAATTTTCTTTTTGCCCGAGTCCTTAAAGAAACATGAAAATACAAAAGAAAGAGAAAAACCCAGAATCACCTGGGAAGTGGTAAAAAACCCACTATTCATGTTGTTTTTAATTTGCTTTATTTTTAATTTTACTTCGTCCATGTTCCAAAGTATCTTTGCCCCATATGCTGCGGATAAAGTAGGCTTTGGTCCCAAGGAGATAGGCATTTTATTTGCTGTTTTAGGTATTGTCAGTGCAGTTTTGCAGGGTGGTTTAATTGGCCGGCTGGTTAATCGCTTTGGTGATGTAAAATTAGTTAAAGCAGGCTTGCTGATTGGTTCGGCAGGTATGCTGCTGTTGCTGATGGTGCCCAATGTATTTTGGTTATACGTAACATCTGCCATATTTAATATAGGTTGGACCTTGCTGGGCCCAACCACTTCGAGCCTGGTAACCAATAATGCATCAGGCGGGCAGGGCGCTGCCTTAGGGATCATGCAATCGTTCAATAGCTTTGGGCGTATCTTCGGGCCTATAGTGGGTGGGGTATTATATGACGTGCAAATGAATATTCCATTTTCTTTAGGGGCAATGATTATGTTGCTGATGTTTATATTGTCAGGCAGACAACTCTCTCGCCTGCGTGAGGGAAAAACCCTTGAAAGTGTATCTGATTAATAACATTACATATTTAGCCCGTTGAAAGCGAGCAATTTGTAACATTATTTGTGTAGAAGGGGATATACTTGATAAATAAATATTCATATGAAGGAGACCTAGAGATATGGCAAAAAATAAAGTGATTTGCACAAAAAATAACGTTGATTACCTAACAATCAGAAAGGCAATGAGTTCCGGTGCCAGAACAGTGGATGAATTAGTTGAACTTACAGGTGTATGTACCGAATGTGAAGGGTGTAAAAGTGAATTAAATGCCATTCTTTCTTCTGTTTGCGGATGTAAAAAAGTTTCTTTGGAAACAGTAGTAAACGCAGTGAGAAATGGTGCCGATACAGTAGAAAAGGTTGGGGAGATGACAGGGGCCGGAACAGGTGTAGATGAAGAAACAGGGGAAGAATGTGGGAAATGCAAGGTGCTTATCCAGAACATTATTGATCTAGGAAGGTAAACAGCCCAGACTGGCAGAGCATTGGGCATAAGCAGGGGAAAATAGCTACTACTTCAAAAAGTTCACGAGTTATGCCGTGAGCTTTTTAACTGCCCCTTTATAATGTCTAGGGTTAACCCTAGATTTTTATTTTTCGAAAATTATACTAAGCCCAGCCTGCAGGGGTGAATTATATGTCACCTTTGTCGACTTTTTTCATCTACACACCTAGTTCTGATGGTGCCCAATGGGTGAAAAAGCTATGTCTTGGTCAAAGAAGAAAAACAACAATCTTTAGTTTACACCCGCACTCACTGAGAGGTGGTTTTTTCTTTTTTAATGAAGCAGGAAAAAGAGGAACTATCTAGAGAAAAGGAATTCTAAATAAAAATTTGGGCGAGTGCAATTTGGGAGGAAACCAATTATGGATAAATACGTACTAAGTTTCAATGAAATAGATAAAAGGAGCTTACCTTATGTTGGAGGTAAAGGGGCTAATTTAGGTGAATTGATTAAAGCCGGATTTCCAGTCCCACAGGGATTTTGTGTTACAACCCTGGCCTACCGGGCTTTTATTCAACAAAGCACAGAGATTAACCGCCTGTTTGATCAGCTTGACCATATAAAACCCGATGACTTGGATCAAACCCGTAAATTAGGGCAGAGCATAAGAGAACATTTACAATCGATGTCTATGCCTGATGATATTAAAGTTTGTATTTTGGAGGCTTTCCATGCCAATGGAAAAGATAAGGCCTATGCAGTCCGATCCAGTGCAACGGCCGAGGATTTGCCAAGTGCATCCTTTGCAGGTCAGCAAGACACCTATTTAAATATTCGTGGCCCTGAGCAGCTTATAAAAGCAATAAAAAAATGCTGGATATCACTGTTTACGGATCGAGCAATAACTTATAGGACGAAAAACAACTTTGATCACCGCTCGGTGTTTCTTTCAGTGGTGGTTCAAGAGATGGTTTTTCCGGAAGTTGCCGGAATAATGTTTACCGCTGACCCAATAACAGGTCGAAGAAAAACAGTGTCAATAAATGCGGGCTTTGGACTGGGTGAAGCTCTTGTTTCAGGACTTGTGACAGCGGATTTATATCAGGTGCGATCACAAAAGATTATAAAGAAACAGATTTCAAAAAAGAAAATTGCCATCTACTCGCTCCCAGAAGGTGGTACCGTTACTAAAGATTTACCACCTGAAAAACAAGAGCAGCCAGTTTTAGAGGATGGCAGAATCATTGAACTTGCAGAACTAGGGCAGAAAATTGAAAAACATTACGGTTTAGAACAGGACATTGAGTGGGCCTACGCAGAGAGTAACTTTTATATTCTTCAGAGTCGTCCGATTACATCCTTATTTCCTGCACCTCAAGTTACTGATGGAAAATTCCATGTGTTTGTATCCTTTGGTCATATCCAGGTGATGACCGATGCCATGAAACCTTTATCAATATCCTTAATAAGCAACTTAAGCAATGGTTTTAAAAAAGACTTTTCAGAGAGTTTTTTTATCTACTCAGCCGGCGGAAGGGTATTTGCAGACTTTACGGGACCTCTTTTATTTAAGCCCTCTCGACACATGCTGTTCAAGCTATTTAAAAAAATGGATGAATTATTGGTATCTGCACTGGGTGAAGCTGTTAAAAATGAGGAGTTTGTTAAGTTGTCTCTGTCGAAGAAGAGCCTTTTTAGGACATTTCGGAAATTGGCTCCCATAGTAATTCCAACTTTGCTTAAGGTTCAAAGCAATTTACATTTTAAGAATCCTAATAAAGCTAAGGCAACTGCTGATTTAATGATAAAAATGATAGCCAAAGAAAACGAAGCATATATTTTTAAGGTCTCAGGGGCGGAAAGAATTCGGCGTATACGTCAAAGTATGGGAAAAATGCCCAAAGCCTTGCTTAGTGTTGCTAGCTTCTGGATTGCAGGGGTACTTGCATCCGCGTCTCTTACTAAGAAGTTAACAAACCAGGTAGGGGAAAGAGAAAGTTCTTACTTACTAGGCCAATTGAACAAATCTTTGCCGGGTAATGTCACAACAGAGCTAGGCTTGGAACTGGGTGATCTTGCTGATACAGCAAGGAAATATCCTGAAGTGATAGATTATTTGGAAAAGGCAAACAACAGTGGCTTTTATGAAGAACTGCTTAAGGTGGATGGCGGATTGGAGTTCAAACAGGAACTGGATAATTTTCTTAAAAAATACGGCATGCGCTGCACGGGAGAAATTGATATAACAAAACCAAGATGGAATGAAGACCCCACACAGCTTATACCTTCAATTCTCAGCAACATCCGTACGACTTCACCAAAGGAGCATAGGGAAAAATTTAATCAAGGAATAATTGAAGCTGGGCAAGCAGAAAAAGATATTCTCTCCAAGTTTGGCTTTTTCAAAAGGAAGAGAATATCCCGATTGATTAAGCTGTACCGCAATCTGATGGGTATGCGGGAGCATCACAAATTTGCTTTGATTACACACATGGATATATATAAACGAGCAATTTTGGAAGAGGCACAAACCTTAAAAGAAAAAGGAATACTGCCACATAAAGAAGATGTGTTCTATTTAACTCTGGATGAACTCATTGCTTTAAATGAAAATCGTTATTCAGGCAACATTCAAGAAGTTATAGAGGAAAGAAAGAAACAGTATGAATTAAATCAAAAGCTAACGGTTCCCCGTGTTATAACCAGTGAAGGCGAAATCATTACCGGCAAGGGACGGAATGTAAAAGCACCGGATAAGGCTCTCATTGGTACACCGGTTTCTTCAGGTGTGGTGGAAGGTGTTGCCAGGGTAATTTTAAGACTGGAGGATGCAAAACTTCGTCCCGGAGAAATACTTGTAACTTCCTTTACAGACCCAGGCTGGACTCCAATTTTCACATCGGCGGTGGGCTTGGTAACCGAAGTTGGAGGAATGATGTCCCACGGTTCGGTTATAGCCCGAGAATACGGTATTCCGGCAGTTGCGGGTATTGAAAATGCCACCAATATCATTAAAGACGGCAGCTACATTCGCATAAACGGTACGGAAGGTTATGTCCAAATACTGGATTAGGTACTTTTATATAGATCATCTTTAGAAAAAGAAAGCGTTTATAAAAGTAATTTATTTCTAAGCCTTGGGAGAGAATGGATCTTATAATTTTTTTGAACTACATATTGACTCTCACGCTACGTAATACTTTATAGTAGGTAGCGAAGGGGGAGAGTAAATATGAAGGTAAAGGAAGTTGCTGATTTAGTTGGTATTAGTGTGCGCACACTACATCATTATGATGAAATAGGGTTACTGACACCGGATGAAACCACTAAATCAGGTTATAGGGTGTACTCCGAAAAGAATCTCGAGACTCTTCAACAAATATTATTTTTTAAGGAACTGGGCTTTCCACTAAAGAAAATTAAAGAAATCATTAACAGCCCTTCATTTGACCGGCATGAGGCCCTTGTGGCACAACATAGGATGCTCCTTGAAAAAAGAAAGCGACTGGATAAGATGATTGGGACAATTGAAAAAACAATTCAACATTCGAAAGGTGAAATAAAGATGACAAACAAAGAAAAATTTGAAGGATTTGATTTTAGTCACAATCCATATGAGAAAGAGGCTAGGGAGCTATGGGGTGACTCAGCTGTAGACGAATCCAATGCAAAAATAGCGAAATTGTCTAAGTTTGAGAAAAAAGAACTTACTGAAAAATTCAATGCAATATTTAAAAATCTTGCTGCACTTCGCCATCTTCCGGCTGATTCAAAAGAAGCCCAGGCAGCAATAAAAGAGTGGTATGGGTTATTGAACGAAATGGGCAGTTATTCACTGG
This genomic stretch from Desulfofalx alkaliphila DSM 12257 harbors:
- a CDS encoding HD family phosphohydrolase, with the translated sequence MSTANAKLGDHLEELLNIGIALSAEKDHTKLLERILQEARRITNADAGTLYLCEQDRLVFKIIHNDTLGIYQGGLGEPVDLPPVPLDPANVSAWVALHKKSVNIPNVYAADNFDFSGPRKYDAITGYRTGSMLVVPLENYEGEVIGVLQLLNAKNEQGQTIPFAPEVEKIVFSLASQAAVSLTNMQYIQEIDNLFHSFVQVMATAIDARTPYNVNHTRNIARLAEKFAVYLDSLTGGPFGNEKLPEDRTAQLVMAAWLHDIGKVAIPLSVMDKPSRLGERIEYVRQRLELMENRLIRSFLEKKVAGLAGREQEEEHRQQLALLGRARELIEKANHPATFVDQDLVRELSELANWEPFPGKRLLTAEELKCLSIPKGTLTDEERKIMAGHVTVAQRMLEKIRFTGRYKDVPSWALSHHELLDGTGYPQGLKAGEIPLEARILTILDVYDALTASDRPYKKAMSPQAAFNILERMAEEGKLDKLLVAAFKESRVWDE
- a CDS encoding GH3 auxin-responsive promoter family protein; protein product: MAVVQKILGFTMNLVADVYRKKFEEDTRRATEVNQAVLREILKTNSESEYGRKYQFSSVNTAADYQKQVPLTGYENYRPYIERMANGETNVLTSLPVIYFGQSSGTTGKSKLIPVTAESRKVVNSHMMLLTQGMLLKAVPGASSGGRGLFLMNSVKAGSTKGGIPIGTATSGGMNSMQFIVPYLWTSPPEILQLKDQRTALYLHLLFALQEINLAYINAPFPSPILQLFRLLEQEWPNLAEDLDEGKINRRLELASEIRLQLTKRMRPNAARAKQLAAEAKRGMENIAHRLWPKIQYICCVAGGSFSIYMDKLRWYTGAIPYYSAVYGSTEAMIGICTRTNDISYVLTPRTAYHEFIPVAEAEMPEPTVLNLGQLKKGESYEVVVTNQAGLYRYKLGDVVKVVDYYNESPVIEFLYRKGQLLNVAAEKTSEEAVLAALKNSARQWGTDILDYTTSTDLDGPVGRYVFYVEVQDPEKATNIAIWQGILEKALQQANPRYGVGIEAGRISKLLLQIVEPGSFQRLKQQLILRGASENQVKIPRLLSDKGLKGFLDQQILKSGD
- a CDS encoding MBL fold metallo-hydrolase — translated: MPGPETVVYGGNTPCVEVRIGKRLIILDAGTGITNLGSKLMQEPGPICGDIFITHAHWDHIQGFPFFQPAFREGNSFSLYGEGKGNISFAALIKRTMRHPHFPVPLENLGAALYFTEIEPGDTLELGDGITVQTAANNHPDGGISYRIQYGNKSCCYVTDYEHGSEKAQELLKLCNGTDLLIYDAFFTAAEYPRYQGWGHSTWEEGLALLEAAGAGRLILFHHKPERRDEEMAALEASVISQYPMARAAREGMVISL
- a CDS encoding (2Fe-2S)-binding protein, whose translation is MAKNKVICTKNNVDYLTIRKAMSSGARTVDELVELTGVCTECEGCKSELNAILSSVCGCKKVSLETVVNAVRNGADTVEKVGEMTGAGTGVDEETGEECGKCKVLIQNIIDLGR
- a CDS encoding MFS transporter; this encodes MGKNFKPMAVLFITLLLVMVGFGIVIPIFPFLIFDLGGGATALGFFMASYSVMQFICAPFWGRLSDRIGRRPILLIGLVGYGTTFTLFGFVSELWMMFAIRILSGILSSATLPTAMAYIADTTSGAERSKGMGILGAGMGLGMVIGPALGGWLGSNNFALPFFVAGGLAVLTVPFAIFFLPESLKKHENTKEREKPRITWEVVKNPLFMLFLICFIFNFTSSMFQSIFAPYAADKVGFGPKEIGILFAVLGIVSAVLQGGLIGRLVNRFGDVKLVKAGLLIGSAGMLLLLMVPNVFWLYVTSAIFNIGWTLLGPTTSSLVTNNASGGQGAALGIMQSFNSFGRIFGPIVGGVLYDVQMNIPFSLGAMIMLLMFILSGRQLSRLREGKTLESVSD
- a CDS encoding CHASE2 domain-containing protein; amino-acid sequence: MRNLSSYRNSILIFLLCLLLGFFAYVDLFATLDNKLQDSFLKRSGPVDTEIVLVAIDDQSLEDLGRFPWPRYVHAELIRILSQVQPAAIGIDLIFSEAADDPEEDLLLVEAIREAGNVVLPVYANLEGFSARKGAIKTDNLVVPFPGFPDRFTTGHINTFPDPDGIIRKTALYLDCQGQTVPSFAWRVYEQYCQSKGLPAPDLNQLPLDPIKRLEINYAGVPGDYEHVSYSQVISGEVPPEFFRGRIVLVGSYTVGIGDYYFTPLAPEVPMYGVEIHANIVQNLLRGSYLQSAPFSATFLAIVLFGAAAAYGFTRLSPFKGVLLLAVLATGYLAAAWLMYSKGYLLSLFYPLLLLVLGYLVALAANYISELLERRRITGVFSRYVAPQVVDKLLEGGEESLQLGGSRREITVLFVDLRGFTPLSEAAAPEEVVEILNEYLTLVARCIFQYGGTLDKFIGDAAMAIFNAPLDLDDHCLKAVQAAWGIKEGAAPLQQRLEEKYGRTVQFGIGVNTGTAVIGNIGASFRMDYTAIGDTVNTAARLESNAKPGQILISQAVYEKAKERVSTTSLGEIKVKGKAQGISVYQVDGVSP